The following coding sequences are from one Ornithodoros turicata isolate Travis chromosome 1, ASM3712646v1, whole genome shotgun sequence window:
- the LOC135385182 gene encoding uncharacterized protein LOC135385182 translates to MDCVIDLVTYVQQAKANKLIVIAVFLDIRRAFDTASHAHILAALLELGVDGKTIRWIEHYLTGRTIFMRTNKGDSHRHQTSQGVPQGGVLSPTLFNVLMAQIIKVLPSTVQCTVYADDICFWASGIQARHLKSKLQYALTSIELFLEERAMDVSPEKTVYLPFTAKRLPKFELTLQGKPVKRVTKHKFLGIQLNRNLTWTDEIERIRIRTKPYLNIIRALGGYRSGNTTALRTLHRSLIRQTLSYGLPVIHGLSPFQEKKLQSIIAQSQRTILGLPRLTRTNLVLAEAREPPIKVLRDQESQRHIIRLITRHSSHPLVSKLQQRNRSTLHTCFHDLAQNLPRHRMKDFHRPFPPWTLQPVPTALDIPGIKKKMDTPAVVLKMSTIAYLHDFYSEAEEMFTDGSCTDTGSSSAIHCASFTEGYRLSHRTSSTNAELYAIYKAFKHISTTDNPIWITCTDSKPAIQSLQFPDMNNSLVYKIYVAHQDIVNSGKTVTLQWVPSHCGIPGNETADATARMAHSQATVSSIPFTPEDAKCLLTQTTKEKSVKLWKSYLRSSDYLTFIDPDLAFTPPRNVPRSLQTALHRTRLGVLLTNSVVNRYRPSASTDCPTCGTTEDTLHIIMQCQKYSTERSRLESTLAKLDDRPLSFVKIIGAWQNESHQTTALTAFCNYLKDSRIITRY, encoded by the coding sequence ATGGATTGCGTGATAGACTTAGTCACATACGTTCAACAAGCAAAAGCCAATAAGCTTATTGTAATAGCAGTTTTCCTAGATATTCGAAGGGCCTTCGACACAGCCAGCCACGCGCACATACTCGCAGCCCTACTGGAGCTGGGAGTCGATGGCAAAACTATCCGATGGATTGAGCACTACCTGACCGGGAGAACAATCTTCATGAGAACGAATAAGGGAGATTCTCACCGCCACCAGACATCTCAGGGGGTTCCTCAAGGTGGAGTTCTCAGCCCCACTCTCTTTAACGTCCTGATGGCTCAGATTATCAAAGTGCTGCCGTCTACAGTACAGTGCACGGTATATGCAGATGATATCTGCTTCTGGGCAAGTGGTATACAGGCAAGACACCTGAAGAGCAAGCTCCAGTACGCCCTGACATCGATTGAGCTCTTCCTTGAAGAGAGAGCGATGGATGTATCTCCGGAGAAAACAGTGTACCTGCCATTCACTGCTAAACGACTGCCAAAGTTTGAATTAACACTTCAAGGGAAGCCAGTCAAGCGTGTAACAAAACACAAGTTCCTCGGCATACAACTTAATAGAAATCTAACCTGGACAGACGAAATAGAGCGCATACGTATCCGGACCAAACCATATCTTAATATCATACGAGCACTGGGAGGATACCGATCAGGAAACACCACAGCTCTTCGCACTCTTCACCGTTCCCTAATCAGACAAACCTTGTCATACGGCCTCCCTGTCATACATGGTCTCTCGCCCTTTCAAGAGAAGAAGCTTCAGTCTATCATCGCTCAAAGTCAGCGCACCATACTTGGGCTACCAAGACTGACGCGAACAAATCTGGTCCTTGCAGAAGCTAGGGAACCTCCAATAAAAGTTCTCCGCGACCAGGAGTCTCAAAGACACATCATTCGACTGATCACCAGACATAGTTCTCATCCTCTAGTATCCAAGCTTCAACAGCGAAACCGTTCAACattacacacatgctttcacgaCCTTGCTCAGAATCTCCCCAGACATCGAATGAAGGACTTCCACCGACCCTTTCCTCCTTGGACACTTCAACCTGTCCCAACAGCTCTAGATATCCCTGGgatcaaaaagaaaatggacACACCGGCAGTTGTTCTGAAGATGTCAACGATCGCCTATCTTCACGACTTTTACTCAGAGGCTGAGGAGATGTTTACGGACGGGTCATGTACCGACACAGGATCCTCTAGTGCCATACACTGTGCGTCTTTCACAGAAGGCTATAGGCTCTCACACAGGACCTCCTCAACAAACGCAGAGCTCTACGCTATATACAAGGCATTCAAACATATCAGCACAACAGACAACCCCATCTGGATAACCTGCACAGACTCGAAACCTGCAATCCAATCGCTACAATTCCCGGACATGAACAACTCCCTAGTCTACAAAATTTATGTTGCCCATCAAGATATAGTTAATAGTGGAAAAACAGTTACGCTCCAGTGGGTTCCCTCCCATTGTGGCATACCAGGAAACGAAACTGCGGACGCCACAGCAAGAATGGCTCATAGCCAAGCAACTGTGTCGTCCATACCGTTCACACCAGAGGATGCGAAATGTCTCCTCACTCAAACTACTAAGGAAAAATCAGTCAAACTGTGGAAATCCTATCTTCGTTCATCAGACTACTTAACCTTCATAGACCCAGACCTAGCCTTTACGCCTCCACGGAACGTACCACGAAGCTTACAGACAGCCCTCCACCGAACTCGCCTGGGTGTGCTACTAACCAACAGTGTTGTGAATCGCTACAGACCATCGGCCTCCACTGACTGCCCCACGTGTGGCACCACTGAAGACACACTACACATAATAATGCAGTGCCAAAAGTACTCTACAGAACGATCAAGGCTTGAGAGCACGCTCGCTAAGCTGGATGATCGACCTCTCTCTTTCGTGAAGATCATTGGAGCCTGGCAAAATGAATCGCATCAGACGACAGCATTAACAGCATTCTGCAACTATTTAAAAGACTCCCGTATTATCACCCGTTACTAA